The following coding sequences lie in one Chiroxiphia lanceolata isolate bChiLan1 chromosome 19, bChiLan1.pri, whole genome shotgun sequence genomic window:
- the LOC116796250 gene encoding uncharacterized protein LOC116796250 isoform X2 — MAQPGEASGNTAAASAGMDSNVLAIVIAATVSTSVFIVAILILLLLLYHRDPMCCQFLCSCRLFQTPSQYDRPPPYFSSSQRLVGPQRGASRLESAAENPGMQGDELFCVGPPSTYRLPSWEQPRLPSYESVRKKDRQREIHQMIAERFGLWAEPSQESTERTGEQIPKDK, encoded by the exons ATGGCGCAGCCCGGGGAGGCCTCGGGCAACACGGCGGCCGCCAGCGCGGGCATGGACAGCAACGTCCTGGCCATCGTCATCGCCGCCA CGGTGTCCACCTCCGTCTTCATCGTGGCGATCCTCATCCTGTTGCTGCTCCTGTACCACCGGGACCCCATGTGCTGCCagttcctctgctcctgccgCTTGTTCCAGACCCCCAGCCAGTAT GACCGCCCCCCGCCCtacttcagcagcagccagcgGCTGGTGGGACCCCAGCGTGGAGCCTCCCGGCTGGAGAGCGCTGCCGAGAACCCCGGCATGCAG GGAGATGAGCTCTTCTGCGTTGGACCCCCCAGCACCTACCGGCTCCcttcctgggagcagccccGCCTGCCAAGCTACGAGAGCGTGCGGAAGAAAGATCGCCAGCGGGAAATCCACCAGATGATCGCCGAGAGGTTtgggctgtgggcagagccATCCCAGGAG AGCACTGAGAGAACAGGAGAGCAAATCCCCAAGGACAAGTAG
- the LOC116796250 gene encoding uncharacterized protein LOC116796250 isoform X1 → MAQPGEASGNTAAASAGMDSNVLAIVIAATVSTSVFIVAILILLLLLYHRDPMCCQFLCSCRLFQTPSQYDRPPPYFSSSQRLVGPQRGASRLESAAENPGMQGDELFCVGPPSTYRLPSWEQPRLPSYESVRKKDRQREIHQMIAERFGLWAEPSQEMPPPYEHALRHPPAFSGSGISSETLDRCGVPDPFHAPLSYQTQRNTAV, encoded by the exons ATGGCGCAGCCCGGGGAGGCCTCGGGCAACACGGCGGCCGCCAGCGCGGGCATGGACAGCAACGTCCTGGCCATCGTCATCGCCGCCA CGGTGTCCACCTCCGTCTTCATCGTGGCGATCCTCATCCTGTTGCTGCTCCTGTACCACCGGGACCCCATGTGCTGCCagttcctctgctcctgccgCTTGTTCCAGACCCCCAGCCAGTAT GACCGCCCCCCGCCCtacttcagcagcagccagcgGCTGGTGGGACCCCAGCGTGGAGCCTCCCGGCTGGAGAGCGCTGCCGAGAACCCCGGCATGCAG GGAGATGAGCTCTTCTGCGTTGGACCCCCCAGCACCTACCGGCTCCcttcctgggagcagccccGCCTGCCAAGCTACGAGAGCGTGCGGAAGAAAGATCGCCAGCGGGAAATCCACCAGATGATCGCCGAGAGGTTtgggctgtgggcagagccATCCCAGGAG ATGCCACCTCCCTATGAGCACGCTCTGAGGCATCCTCCAGCTTTCTCAGGATCAGGAATAAGCTCAGAGACCTTGGACAGATGTGGTGTTCCAGACCCTTTCCATGCCCCTCTCAGCTACCAAACTCAGCGAAACACAGCGGTGTAA
- the MRPL27 gene encoding 39S ribosomal protein L27, mitochondrial, giving the protein MAALGRLFLTTPQTSLVAVRWASKKTGGSSKNLGGRSPGKRYGFKKVEGAFVHAGNILATQRLIRWHPGAQVGMGRNNTLYALEDGIVRYTKEVYVPRPRKSESRDVICRLPKGAILYKTFISVIPNTEVGSFKLVTML; this is encoded by the exons ATGGCGGCGCTGGGGAGGCTGT TTCTAACCACTCCCCAGACAAGCCTGGTTGCTGTCAGATGGGCTTCTAAGAAAACGGGGGGCAGCTCCAAAAACTTGGGTGGCCGCAGCCCTGGGAAACGCTACGGATTCAAAAAAGTAGAAG GTGCCTTTGTCCATGCAGGCAACATTTTGGCTACGCAGCGGTTGATCCGCTGGCATCCCGGCGCTCAG GTGGGGATGGGTCGTAACAACACACTCTACGCCCTGGAGGACGGGATTGTGAGATACACCAAGGAGGTCTATGTGCCCCGGCCCCGCAAGAGCGAGAGCAGGGATGTGATCTGCCGCCTGCCCAAAGGAGCAATCCTTTATAAAACCTTTATCAGTGTCATCCCCAACACAGAGGTAGGAAGCTTCAAACTGGTCACCATGCTGTGA
- the EME1 gene encoding crossover junction endonuclease EME1 isoform X2 — MAESRSESGSEEELPSLSSLLELHKLSPPRPLSPDPEVVVVSSGGEEAEEVVLEEVAALRGRGAARGGAGSEPCWQPDGGLCASGDLVAPGSEGPWGDPVPSGGGCWGGENSVCGAEGPALPVGQDKPSSPLVSRASTEASPPPKKKRQYSQREREAVCQAAWERRKEREAKRRLQEEEKERKRALAKTLKAQRPGECQKYITVVLDPVLLQVEGGEQILRALEAANYSCVVENQAVPCSITWRRKTVSSQKVDSCTEGQKMTLQSYVAHVMEKLPGKILALAVVGVENYFRSLGVQSKQRLQQAAVPGNQEEQRKGRKRKINDSGLELTRMDMEEALVDLQLCTQVQVSFFDSCEELGEYATMFTKAVAEAPFKREREDTGFSFYLEKRWCGGVKVDHSGKGLLKVWNRQIQQFNRVSPAMAEAIVSAYPSPQLLIQAYGKCSSDQERENMLANIPVHRGEGVTATSRRIGPELSRRIYLQMTSHNPDLCLDFTG, encoded by the exons ATGGCGGAGTCGCGCTCTGAGAGCGGCAGCGAGGAGGAGCTGCCCAGCCTGTCCTCCCTGCTGGAGCTCCACAAACTGAGCCCCCCGCGGCCCCTGTCTCCCGACCCCGAAGTTGTGGTGGTGAGCAGCGGGGGCGAGGAGGCGGAGGAGGTGGTGTTGGAGGAGGTCGCCGCTTTGCGTGGCAGGGGCGCGGCGAGAGGGGGAGCGGGTTCTGAGCCCTGCTGGCAGCCGGACGGCGGGCTTTGCGCTAGCGGTGACCTGGTGGCTCCGGGCAGCGAAGGGCCGTGGGGAGACCCGGTGCCGTCTGGAGGAGGTTGTTGGGGCGGTGAAAACAGCGTATGCGGTGCTGAGGGACCCGCGCTGCCGGTCGGCCAAGACAAGCCCAGTAGCCCCTTGGTAAGCAGAGCAAGTACAGAAGCGTCCCCCCCTCCCAAGAAGAAGCGACAGTATAgtcagagggaaagggaggcagTCTGCCAGGCTGcatgggagaggaggaaggaacgAGAAGCgaagaggaggctgcaggaggaggagaaagagaggaagagagccCTTGCCAAGACGCTGAAAGCTCAGCGGCCGGGAGAGTGCCAGAAATACATAACAGTGGTGCTGGATCCAG TCCTCTTACAGGTAGAAGGTGGTGAGCAGATCCTTAGGGCTTTGGAGGCTGCCAATTATTCCTGTGTGGTTGAGAACcaggctgttccctgcagcATCACCTGGAGGAGAAAGACTGTGTCATCTCAG AAGGTTGACAGCTGCACAGAAGGGCAGAAGATGACCCTGCAGAGCTATGTAGCTCACGTGATGGAGAAGCTACCTGGGAAAATTCTGGCTCTGGCAGTAGTTGgagtagaaaattatttcag aTCCCTCGGAGTTCAGTCAAAACAGAGACTGCaacaggcagcagtgcctgggaaccaagaggaacagagaaaagggagaaaaaggaaaattaatgaTTCTGGCCTGGAGTTAACCAGAATGGACATGGAAGAA GCCCTGGTGGATCTGCAGCTGTGCACACAAGTCCAGGTCAGCTTTTTTGACAGCTGTGAGGAGCTTGGGGAATATGCCACTATGTTCACAAAAGCTGTGGCTGAGGCACCATTCAA GCGAGAACGAGAGGATACGGGGTTCTCTTTCTACTTGGAGAAGCGTTGGTGTGGAGGGGTAAAGGTGGATCATTCTGGAAAGGGTCTCTTGAAAGTTTGGAACAGGCAGATACAGCAATTTAACCGGGTCAGCCCTGCGATGGCTGAGGCCATTGTGTCTGCCTACCCTTCTCCTCAGCTTCTGATCCAG GCCTATGGGAAATGCTCCTCAGACCAGGAGCGTGAGAACATGCTAGCCAATATCCCAGTGCACCGTGGTGAGGGTGTGACAGCCACCTCCCGGCGGATCGGGCCGGAGCTGTCCCGGCGCATCTATCTGCAGATGACTTCCCACAATCCTGACCTCTGTCTGGATTTCACTGGTTAG
- the EME1 gene encoding crossover junction endonuclease EME1 isoform X1: MAESRSESGSEEELPSLSSLLELHKLSPPRPLSPDPEVVVVSSGGEEAEEVVLEEVAALRGRGAARGGAGSEPCWQPDGGLCASGDLVAPGSEGPWGDPVPSGGGCWGGENSVCGAEGPALPVGQDKPSSPLVSRASTEASPPPKKKRQYSQREREAVCQAAWERRKEREAKRRLQEEEKERKRALAKTLKAQRPGECQKYITVVLDPVLLQVEGGEQILRALEAANYSCVVENQAVPCSITWRRKTVSSQMGGGDEWTEEPNVLVLLGLGEFLSMAQSYKQKVDSCTEGQKMTLQSYVAHVMEKLPGKILALAVVGVENYFRSLGVQSKQRLQQAAVPGNQEEQRKGRKRKINDSGLELTRMDMEEALVDLQLCTQVQVSFFDSCEELGEYATMFTKAVAEAPFKREREDTGFSFYLEKRWCGGVKVDHSGKGLLKVWNRQIQQFNRVSPAMAEAIVSAYPSPQLLIQAYGKCSSDQERENMLANIPVHRGEGVTATSRRIGPELSRRIYLQMTSHNPDLCLDFTG; this comes from the exons ATGGCGGAGTCGCGCTCTGAGAGCGGCAGCGAGGAGGAGCTGCCCAGCCTGTCCTCCCTGCTGGAGCTCCACAAACTGAGCCCCCCGCGGCCCCTGTCTCCCGACCCCGAAGTTGTGGTGGTGAGCAGCGGGGGCGAGGAGGCGGAGGAGGTGGTGTTGGAGGAGGTCGCCGCTTTGCGTGGCAGGGGCGCGGCGAGAGGGGGAGCGGGTTCTGAGCCCTGCTGGCAGCCGGACGGCGGGCTTTGCGCTAGCGGTGACCTGGTGGCTCCGGGCAGCGAAGGGCCGTGGGGAGACCCGGTGCCGTCTGGAGGAGGTTGTTGGGGCGGTGAAAACAGCGTATGCGGTGCTGAGGGACCCGCGCTGCCGGTCGGCCAAGACAAGCCCAGTAGCCCCTTGGTAAGCAGAGCAAGTACAGAAGCGTCCCCCCCTCCCAAGAAGAAGCGACAGTATAgtcagagggaaagggaggcagTCTGCCAGGCTGcatgggagaggaggaaggaacgAGAAGCgaagaggaggctgcaggaggaggagaaagagaggaagagagccCTTGCCAAGACGCTGAAAGCTCAGCGGCCGGGAGAGTGCCAGAAATACATAACAGTGGTGCTGGATCCAG TCCTCTTACAGGTAGAAGGTGGTGAGCAGATCCTTAGGGCTTTGGAGGCTGCCAATTATTCCTGTGTGGTTGAGAACcaggctgttccctgcagcATCACCTGGAGGAGAAAGACTGTGTCATCTCAG ATGGGAGGAGGAGATGAATGGACAGAAGAACCAAATGTCCTGGTTCTGCTTGGCTTGGGGGAGTTTTTGTCCATGGCTCAGAGTTACAAACAA AAGGTTGACAGCTGCACAGAAGGGCAGAAGATGACCCTGCAGAGCTATGTAGCTCACGTGATGGAGAAGCTACCTGGGAAAATTCTGGCTCTGGCAGTAGTTGgagtagaaaattatttcag aTCCCTCGGAGTTCAGTCAAAACAGAGACTGCaacaggcagcagtgcctgggaaccaagaggaacagagaaaagggagaaaaaggaaaattaatgaTTCTGGCCTGGAGTTAACCAGAATGGACATGGAAGAA GCCCTGGTGGATCTGCAGCTGTGCACACAAGTCCAGGTCAGCTTTTTTGACAGCTGTGAGGAGCTTGGGGAATATGCCACTATGTTCACAAAAGCTGTGGCTGAGGCACCATTCAA GCGAGAACGAGAGGATACGGGGTTCTCTTTCTACTTGGAGAAGCGTTGGTGTGGAGGGGTAAAGGTGGATCATTCTGGAAAGGGTCTCTTGAAAGTTTGGAACAGGCAGATACAGCAATTTAACCGGGTCAGCCCTGCGATGGCTGAGGCCATTGTGTCTGCCTACCCTTCTCCTCAGCTTCTGATCCAG GCCTATGGGAAATGCTCCTCAGACCAGGAGCGTGAGAACATGCTAGCCAATATCCCAGTGCACCGTGGTGAGGGTGTGACAGCCACCTCCCGGCGGATCGGGCCGGAGCTGTCCCGGCGCATCTATCTGCAGATGACTTCCCACAATCCTGACCTCTGTCTGGATTTCACTGGTTAG
- the LRRC59 gene encoding leucine-rich repeat-containing protein 59: MSRGGGKGLSLKDKLDGNELDLSLCDLNEVPVRELAALPKATVLDLSCNNLISLPSDFCSLMHLVKLDLSKNRLQQLPLDFGRLVNLQHLDLLNNRLVTLPVSFAQLKNLKWLDLKDNPLDPVLAKVAGDCLDEKQCKQAAVKVLQHMKAIQSEQDRQRQRKLQAEREMEKKREAEQRAKEAQERELRKREKAEEKERRRREYDAQKAAKQEMEKKTKKETVQTRKPASSSRPPQPPRHKPSWSRSVLRVLLFVLFCILCALAACKLTELQHQPLCVSVNTLYEDVVAALQNHKTLQNMLQHNSQQ; encoded by the exons ATGTCGCGGGGCGGCGGGAAGGGGCTGAGCCTAAAGGACAAGCTGGACGGGAACGAGCTGGACCTGAGCCTCTGCGACCTGAACGAGGTGCCGGTCCGGGAGCTG gcTGCTCTTCCAAAAGCTACTGTCTTGGATTTGTCCTGTAACAACCTCATTTCCTTGCCG tCAGACTTCTGCAGTTTGATGCATCTGGTGAAACTGGATTTGAGTAAAAACCGGCTTCAACAGCTGCCCTTGGACTTTGGCCGCCTGGTCAATCTGCAGCACCTGGACCTTCTCAACAACCGTTTAGTCACCCTGCCAGTCAGCTTTGCACAGCTCAAG AACCTGAAGTGGTTGGATCTGAAGGACAATCCCCTGGATCCTGTCCTGGCTAAAGTGGCAGGAGACTGTCTGGATGAGAAGCAGTGTAAGCAGGCTGCTGTCAAG GTACTGCAGCACATGAAAGCGATCCAGTCCGAGCAGGATCGACAACGGCAACGGAAACTCCAAGCAGAGCGAG AAATGGAGAAGAAGCGTGAAGCAGAACAGCgagcaaaggaggctcaagAGAGGGAACTGCGGAAGcgagagaaggcagaggagaaggaacGCAGAAGGCGGGAATATGACGCTCAGAAAGCTGCAAAacaggagatggagaagaaaactaaaaaagaaacagtgcaGACCCGAA AGCCTGCCTCCAGCTCCCgtccccctcagcccccccggCACAAGCCCTCGTGGTCACGGTCGGTGCTGAGGGTCCTGCTCTTCGTGCTGTTCTGCATCCTGTGTGCTCTGGCCGCCTGCAAGCTGACAGAGCTGCAGCATCAGCCCCTGTGCGTCAGCGTGAACACCCTCTACGAGGACGTGGTGGCTGCCCTGCAGAACCACAAGACCCTGCAAAACATGCTACAGCACAACTCGCAGCAGTGA